From the genome of Bos indicus x Bos taurus breed Angus x Brahman F1 hybrid chromosome 14, Bos_hybrid_MaternalHap_v2.0, whole genome shotgun sequence, one region includes:
- the TGS1 gene encoding trimethylguanosine synthase isoform X1 → MYCKKWRPVAEMCLFLEDLREGSRILCLCSRAFVEDRKLYNLGLKGYYVKDDDNSAGEQATEEEEGGHSQGPAEPHDNRCPDPDESELDSEAELMRSMGLPLQFGRMSAHKNFEESMNTRNKVKTMKKKKKKHQKKYLDEIKRESWRQCEEDDVSASDDPSSSENENTRKYKLQSQKGTEAESFPVENTVGPKLEITEMWEKYWNEYGGGLLWQSWQEKHADQTLCPEPWNVPDTKEEWEQHYSQMYWYYLEQFQYWEAQGWTFDASQSQDTDPGGSEIEVDNKKDENHMKADELFSPPLSVGSESSSSSDKDHSEILNGISNLSLNSEKVEQRQLDPSLSCDGRQCLSEVPSRRECPASGHSEPSHGGNTESSLSGSRSTDQPAQDSQESSEANTVGDGRHRSGTDGDESGDDPPEEKRSKLKRSHELDLDENPDSDFDNDGSLLGFKHGSGQKYGGISNFSRRRVRYLQKNMKQKSKSLDMRRQINMKNKHIFFTKESEKTGFKKSRTLSKVEKFLKWVKEPVDEEASPESVSHNNMQDTCTSSGSEEPEVSVEKGDDPVEMSEAKPGQHPAVCPAGEVGAETHDGTSPEAAGTDTEGCVPQAASDPRQEEAEAKSQKKKKKKKKNKKELNLPPDIAAVPELVKYWAQRYRLFSRFDDGIKLDREGWFSVTPEKIAEHIAGRVSQSLESGTIVDAFCGVGGNTIQFALTGKRVIAIDIDPVKIDLARNNAEIYGVVDKIEFICGDFLQLASSLKADVVFLSPPWGGPDYATAEIFDISTMMSPDGFEIFRLAQKITNNIVFFLPRNADTDQVASLAGPGGQVEIEQNFLNNRLKTITAYFGDLIRRSTSES, encoded by the exons ATGTACTGCAAGAAGTGGAGGCCTGTGGCGGAGATGTGTCTCTTCCTCGAAGACCTGCGGGAGGGCTCGCGCATCCTCTGCCTCTGCTCGCGGGCGTTTGTGGA AGATCGGAAATTGTACAATTTGGGACTAAAAGGCTACTACGTTAAAGATGATGACAACAGTGCAG GCGAACAAGCCACGGAAGAGGAGGAAGGCGGCCACTCCCAGGGCCCTGCAGAGCCTCATGACAACAGATGCCCAGACCCAGATGAGAGTGAACTGGATTCCGAGGCTGAACTCATGAGGAGTATGGGATTGCCCCTTCAGTTTGGTAGGATGTCCGCACATAAGAATTTTGAG gAATCTATGAATACTAGAAACAaagttaaaacaatgaaaaagaaaaagaaaaaacatcaaaaGAAGTACTTAGATGAGATTAAGAGAGAATCTTGGAGACAATGTGAAGAAGATGACGTTTCGGCTTCGGACGATCCTTCTTCATCTGAGAATGAGAACACTAGAAAGTACAAACTTCAAAGCCAAAAAGGCACTGAGGCTGAAAGTTTTCCCGTTGAAAACACAGTAGGTCCAAAGCTGGAAATTACAGAGATGTGGGAAAAGTACTGGAATGAATACGGTGGAGGACTGCTGTGGCAAAGCTGGCAAGAGAAACATGCAGATCAGACCCTGTGTCCAGAACCATGGAATGTTCCAGACACAAAGGAGGAGTGGGAGCAGCACTACAGTCAGATGTATTGGTACTATCTGGAACAGTTTCAGTACTGGGAAGCTCAGGGCTGGACTTTTGATGCCTCACAAAGCCAGGATACAGACCCTGGTGGGTCTGAAATAGAAGTTGACAACAAGAAAGATGAAAATCACATGAAAGCAGATGAACTTTTTTCTCCACCTTTATCTGTTGGCAGCGAAAGCTCTAGTTCAAGTGATAAAGATCACAGTGAAATTCTCAATGGAATTAGTAACCTAAGTCTGAATTCAGAGAAAGTAGAACAGAGACAACTAGATCCCTCCCTAAGTTGTGATGGACGTCAGTGTTTGAGTGAAGTTCCCAGCAGAAGAGAATGCCCTGCTTCTGGCCACAGTGAACCGAGTCATGGAGGAAACACGGAAAGCAGCTTGTCTGGGAGCAGAAGCACAGACCAGCCAGCTCAGG ATTCACAGGAGTCCTCAGAAGCAAACACAGTCGGAGACGGACGCCACCGCAGTGGGACTGATGGGGACGAGAGTGGAGACGATCCGCCTGAAGAGAAGCGAAGCAAACTCAAGAGGAG TCATGAGCTGGACCTCGATGAAAACCCGGACTCAGACTTTGACAACGATGGTTCTCTTCTAGGATTCAAGCACGGCTCAGGGCAAAA ATATGGAGGAATTTCAAACTTCAGTCGCCGGCGGGTCAGGTATTTGCAGAAGAACATGAAGCAGAAGTCAAAGTCCTTGGACATGAGACGACAaatcaatatgaaaaacaagCACATCTTCTTCACTAAAGAGTCAGAGAAAACTGGTTTTAAGAAAAGCAGAACTTTGAGTAAG gtagaaaaatttctaaaatggGTTAAGGAACCAGTGGATGAAGAAGCATCGCCAGAGTCGGTTTCTCATAACAACATGCAAGACACTTGCACAAGCAGTGGCTCAGAGGAACCAGAAGTGTCTGTTGAGAAGGGGGATGACCCGGTGGAAATGAGTGAGGCAAAACCTGGACAGCATCCTGCTGTGTGTCCAGCCGGGGAAGTGGGAGCAGAGACGCATGACGGGACCAGCCCAGAAGCCGCCGGGACAGATACAGAGGGCTGCGTGCCCCAGGCTGCTTCGGACCCTCGCCAGGAAGAGGCTGAAG ctaaaagtcagaaaaagaagaaaaagaaaaagaagaacaaaaaggaGCTGAATCTGCCCCCTGACATCGCTGCCGTGCCTGAGCTTGTGAAGTACTGGGCTCAGAGGTACAGGCTCTTCTCCCGTTTCGATGATGGGATTAAATTAGACAGAG AGGGCTGGTTTTCAGTTACTCCCGAGAAGATTGCCGAGCATATCGCGGGCAGGGTCAGCCAGTCCTTGGAGAGTGGCACCATTGTGGACGCCTTCTGTGGAGTTGGAGGAAATACCATTCAGTTTGCCCTAACAGGGAAGAGAG TGATTGCCATCGATATTGATCCTGTTAAGATCGATCTTGCTCGCAATAATGCAGAAATTTATGGCGTAGTGGACAAGATCGAGTTCATCTGTGGAGATTTCCTGCAGCTGGCTTCTAGTCTAAAGGCCGATGTCGTGTTTCTCAGCCCGCCTTGGGGAGGACCGGACTACGCCACTGCCGAGATCTTCGACATCAGCACCATGATGTCTCCTGATGG
- the TGS1 gene encoding trimethylguanosine synthase isoform X2, which yields MRSMGLPLQFGRMSAHKNFEESMNTRNKVKTMKKKKKKHQKKYLDEIKRESWRQCEEDDVSASDDPSSSENENTRKYKLQSQKGTEAESFPVENTVGPKLEITEMWEKYWNEYGGGLLWQSWQEKHADQTLCPEPWNVPDTKEEWEQHYSQMYWYYLEQFQYWEAQGWTFDASQSQDTDPGGSEIEVDNKKDENHMKADELFSPPLSVGSESSSSSDKDHSEILNGISNLSLNSEKVEQRQLDPSLSCDGRQCLSEVPSRRECPASGHSEPSHGGNTESSLSGSRSTDQPAQDSQESSEANTVGDGRHRSGTDGDESGDDPPEEKRSKLKRSHELDLDENPDSDFDNDGSLLGFKHGSGQKYGGISNFSRRRVRYLQKNMKQKSKSLDMRRQINMKNKHIFFTKESEKTGFKKSRTLSKVEKFLKWVKEPVDEEASPESVSHNNMQDTCTSSGSEEPEVSVEKGDDPVEMSEAKPGQHPAVCPAGEVGAETHDGTSPEAAGTDTEGCVPQAASDPRQEEAEAKSQKKKKKKKKNKKELNLPPDIAAVPELVKYWAQRYRLFSRFDDGIKLDREGWFSVTPEKIAEHIAGRVSQSLESGTIVDAFCGVGGNTIQFALTGKRVIAIDIDPVKIDLARNNAEIYGVVDKIEFICGDFLQLASSLKADVVFLSPPWGGPDYATAEIFDISTMMSPDGFEIFRLAQKITNNIVFFLPRNADTDQVASLAGPGGQVEIEQNFLNNRLKTITAYFGDLIRRSTSES from the exons ATGAGGAGTATGGGATTGCCCCTTCAGTTTGGTAGGATGTCCGCACATAAGAATTTTGAG gAATCTATGAATACTAGAAACAaagttaaaacaatgaaaaagaaaaagaaaaaacatcaaaaGAAGTACTTAGATGAGATTAAGAGAGAATCTTGGAGACAATGTGAAGAAGATGACGTTTCGGCTTCGGACGATCCTTCTTCATCTGAGAATGAGAACACTAGAAAGTACAAACTTCAAAGCCAAAAAGGCACTGAGGCTGAAAGTTTTCCCGTTGAAAACACAGTAGGTCCAAAGCTGGAAATTACAGAGATGTGGGAAAAGTACTGGAATGAATACGGTGGAGGACTGCTGTGGCAAAGCTGGCAAGAGAAACATGCAGATCAGACCCTGTGTCCAGAACCATGGAATGTTCCAGACACAAAGGAGGAGTGGGAGCAGCACTACAGTCAGATGTATTGGTACTATCTGGAACAGTTTCAGTACTGGGAAGCTCAGGGCTGGACTTTTGATGCCTCACAAAGCCAGGATACAGACCCTGGTGGGTCTGAAATAGAAGTTGACAACAAGAAAGATGAAAATCACATGAAAGCAGATGAACTTTTTTCTCCACCTTTATCTGTTGGCAGCGAAAGCTCTAGTTCAAGTGATAAAGATCACAGTGAAATTCTCAATGGAATTAGTAACCTAAGTCTGAATTCAGAGAAAGTAGAACAGAGACAACTAGATCCCTCCCTAAGTTGTGATGGACGTCAGTGTTTGAGTGAAGTTCCCAGCAGAAGAGAATGCCCTGCTTCTGGCCACAGTGAACCGAGTCATGGAGGAAACACGGAAAGCAGCTTGTCTGGGAGCAGAAGCACAGACCAGCCAGCTCAGG ATTCACAGGAGTCCTCAGAAGCAAACACAGTCGGAGACGGACGCCACCGCAGTGGGACTGATGGGGACGAGAGTGGAGACGATCCGCCTGAAGAGAAGCGAAGCAAACTCAAGAGGAG TCATGAGCTGGACCTCGATGAAAACCCGGACTCAGACTTTGACAACGATGGTTCTCTTCTAGGATTCAAGCACGGCTCAGGGCAAAA ATATGGAGGAATTTCAAACTTCAGTCGCCGGCGGGTCAGGTATTTGCAGAAGAACATGAAGCAGAAGTCAAAGTCCTTGGACATGAGACGACAaatcaatatgaaaaacaagCACATCTTCTTCACTAAAGAGTCAGAGAAAACTGGTTTTAAGAAAAGCAGAACTTTGAGTAAG gtagaaaaatttctaaaatggGTTAAGGAACCAGTGGATGAAGAAGCATCGCCAGAGTCGGTTTCTCATAACAACATGCAAGACACTTGCACAAGCAGTGGCTCAGAGGAACCAGAAGTGTCTGTTGAGAAGGGGGATGACCCGGTGGAAATGAGTGAGGCAAAACCTGGACAGCATCCTGCTGTGTGTCCAGCCGGGGAAGTGGGAGCAGAGACGCATGACGGGACCAGCCCAGAAGCCGCCGGGACAGATACAGAGGGCTGCGTGCCCCAGGCTGCTTCGGACCCTCGCCAGGAAGAGGCTGAAG ctaaaagtcagaaaaagaagaaaaagaaaaagaagaacaaaaaggaGCTGAATCTGCCCCCTGACATCGCTGCCGTGCCTGAGCTTGTGAAGTACTGGGCTCAGAGGTACAGGCTCTTCTCCCGTTTCGATGATGGGATTAAATTAGACAGAG AGGGCTGGTTTTCAGTTACTCCCGAGAAGATTGCCGAGCATATCGCGGGCAGGGTCAGCCAGTCCTTGGAGAGTGGCACCATTGTGGACGCCTTCTGTGGAGTTGGAGGAAATACCATTCAGTTTGCCCTAACAGGGAAGAGAG TGATTGCCATCGATATTGATCCTGTTAAGATCGATCTTGCTCGCAATAATGCAGAAATTTATGGCGTAGTGGACAAGATCGAGTTCATCTGTGGAGATTTCCTGCAGCTGGCTTCTAGTCTAAAGGCCGATGTCGTGTTTCTCAGCCCGCCTTGGGGAGGACCGGACTACGCCACTGCCGAGATCTTCGACATCAGCACCATGATGTCTCCTGATGG